One genomic segment of Ricinus communis isolate WT05 ecotype wild-type chromosome 3, ASM1957865v1, whole genome shotgun sequence includes these proteins:
- the LOC125369567 gene encoding uncharacterized protein LOC125369567: MDFIVMDMDGESDVPLILGKPFLATSRALIDVSSGKLELRVDDESITFDLTKSLRHPYEHDGTVCSIDVIDDIVESQLSGVKKPKPSLEEPPILELKELPAHLMYAYLDEAKRLPVIISAHLTPEKREMVLCILKRYAKAFAYNTVEILRINPSYCLHKILMEDEFKPVVQPQRWLNPHMKEVVKKEVVPKKGGMTVVKNEKEDLIATRMIPIALEDQDKMTFTCPYGTSAYRRMSFGLCNAPATFQRCMMAIFHDMIEESMEVFMDDFSVFAFELLKEKLTMAPIMVSLDWELPFELMCDASDFVVGAILGQRREKKFQPIYYASKTLTDAQEHYTTTEKDLLAVVFAFDKFYSYLMLSKTIVYMDNSALRYLFSKHDSKPRLIRWVHVLQEFDLEIKDKRGVENLAADHLSRLENPQLEELNEQAIDEFFSDEHLCLMQVTNAIPWFSDYANYLAARVLPKCMTS, from the exons ATGGATTTTATTGTCATGGACATGGATGGTGAGAGTGATGTTCCATTGATCCTAGGTAAACCATTTTTAGCTACATCTAGAGCTTTGATAGATGTTAGTAGCGGAAAGCTGGAActtagggtagatgatgagagCATTACATTTGATTTGACTAAATCCTTGAGACACCCATATGAGCACGATGGTACTGTGTGTTCGATTGATGttattgatgatattgtgGAGTCTCAATT GTCAGGAGTAAAGAAGCCGAAGCCTTCTTTGGAGGAGCCGCCCAttcttgagttgaaagagTTGCCAGCGCACTTAATGTATGCCTACTTAGATGAAGCAAAACGCTTACCGGTCATTATTTCCGCTCATCTCACACCTGAGAAGAGGGAGATGGTGCTGTGTATTTTGAAAAGGTATGCAAAGGCATTTGCATATAATACTGTTGAGATACTAAGGATAAACCCGAGTTACTGCCTTCATAAGATTTTAATGGAGGATGAGTTCAAACCGGTGGTGCAGCCACAAAGGTGGTTGAACCCTCATATGAAGGAGGTGGttaaaaaggag GTGGTTCCTAAGAAAGGGGGCATGACTGtggtgaaaaatgaaaaggaggaTCTGATTGCTACACGAATG ATTCCCATAGCACTAGAAGACCAAGATAAGATGACATTCACTTGTCCTTATGGCACTTCTGCCTATAGGAGGATGTCGTTTGGCTTGTGTAATGCGCCTGCAACCTTTCAGCggtgtatgatggccattTTTCATGATATGATAGAGGAGTCGATGGAGGTCTTCATGGATGATTTCTCTGTATTCG cttttgagttattaaaggaaaaactaaCCATGGCTCCCATCATGGTTTCTCTTGATTGGGAGCTACCCTTTGAGcttatgtgcgatgctagCGATTTTGTAGTTGGAGCTATTTTAGGCCAGCGCAGGGAGAAGAAGTTCCAACCTATTTACTACGCTAGCAAGACGCTTACGGATGCTCAAGAACACTATACCACCACAGAGAAGGATCTCCTAGCTGTCGTGTTCGCGTTTGATAAATTCTATTCTTACCTTATGCTGTCAAAGACAATCGTTTACATGGATAATTCTGCtttaaggtatttattttcaaagcatgaTTCTAAGCCTAGATTGATTCGTTGGGTTCATGTATTGCAGGAATTTGACttggaaattaaggacaaacGAGGAGTTGAAAATCTTGCAGCAGACCATCTTTCTCGATTGGAGAACCCGCAGTTGGAGGAGCTTAATGAGCAAGCGATCGATGAATTCTTTTCGGATGAGCACTTATGCTTAATGCAGGTAACTAATGCTATtccttggttttctgattatgctaATTATTTGGCTGCAAGGGTACTCCCAAAGTGTATGACGAGctag